From Camelus dromedarius isolate mCamDro1 chromosome 12, mCamDro1.pat, whole genome shotgun sequence, the proteins below share one genomic window:
- the SCT gene encoding secretin yields the protein MAMRALLLLLLLLLGGCTARPAPPRAPRHSDGTFTSELSRLRESAQLQRLLQGLVGKRSEQDTESSTTWTKSSESHLCLLWVDRPSLQAWMSLRAPVDQVWSPQLLPGLRAGVMMSEPAIPAAEGPR from the exons ATGGCCATGcgggccctgctgctgctgctgctgctgttactcGGAGGCTGCACGGCGCGCCCCGCGCCCCCCAG GGCCCCGCGACACTCGGACGGGACGTTCACGAGCGAGCTCAGCCGCCTGCGTGAGAGCGCGCAGCTGCAGCGGCTTCTGCAGGGCCTGGTAGGGAAGCGCAG cgaGCAGGACACAGAGAGCAGCACCACCTGGACCAAGTCCTCTGAGAGCCACCTCTGCCTGCTGTGGGTGGACAGGCCCTCCCTGCAGGCCTG GATGTCCCTGAGGGCCCCAGTGGACCAGGTCTGGTCTCCCCAGCTGCTTCCTGGACTGAGGGCTGGGGTCATGATGTCAGAGCCGGCCATCCCCGCTGCTGAGGGACCTAGATGA